The Pseudomonas sp. FP198 genomic interval GCCGGTGCGGCCGATGAAGCTGAAGATTGCGATGAGTCATTTGTTGGGCCAAACCCAGGTTTGGTGAGTCGAACGCTGTTGTGGCGAGGGGATTTATCCCCGCTGGGCTGCGAAGCGGCCCTAAAACTTGGCAACTCGGTACAGCAGGAAGAATCATGGGGTCGCTTCGCGACCCAGCGGGGATAAATCCCCTCGCCACAGTTGATCTCCTTTCGCCATGAAGTGCGGATAGCAGTTACCGCCGCAGATAAGCCCCGAAATCAATATCCCCCGCGCTGAGAATCGCCTGCACCCGGTTATGCACGTTGAGCTTGCGCAGGATCGCCGAGACGTGGGCCTTGACCGTGGTTTCGGCGATGTCCAGCGTGTAGGCGATCTGCTTGTTCGACTCGCCTTTGGTCATGCGTTCGAGCACCAGCAATTGCTTGCGGGTCAGGGCCTGGAGCAGTTCGGGCGGGAACGCCGGGGTCTCGTTCAGGCGCCGGCCGGTCGGGCTCTTCTGGGTGCGGATGATGTCTGGCGGCAGGTACACGTTGCCGTTGAGGATCTGCTCGATGGCGTCGGTCATCTGCGCGCGCGGCGACGACTTGGTGATGAAACCCACCGCGCCATAGGTGATGGCCTGCAGGACGATCTGCTTGTCCTGCTCGGCGGACACGATCACCACCGGGATGGTCGGCGCCTCGTTGCGCAAGTTGATCAGGCCATTGAGGCCGTGCATGCCGGGCATATTCAGGTCGAGCAGGATCAGGTCGAGGTCATCGTGTTCGCGGGTCAGCGCCAGGGCGCTGTCCAGGTCAGCGGTTTCCATCACCTCGCTCCCGGCAAAACCATCGCTGATGACGTTGTGGATGGCTTCGCGAAACAGTGGGTGATCGTCGGCTATCAGGATTTTATACATGGCCATTCACCTCGTTATTGTCGTGTTGGGGCAGTTGCACGGCTCACGGCCATTCAGCGCAAGGGTTCAGGTCGGGCCGCTTGCAGGGGCAGGTTGGCCGCCTCCCAGGCATCCAGGCCGTCGCGGTACCAATACAGATGTTTATAGCCCAAGGCGGCGGCGCGTTTTACCGCGTTCCAGCTCAACCAGCAATCGGAGCGGCAGTAAAAGACCAGCGGTTGATCGGCCTGGCCGGCGGTGGCTTTGCGCAGGTAAAACGTGAAGTAGTCCTGCCAGGTCGCGTCCAGTTCGCCGTCGCCGGTGTTGGCCAGCCACAAGCTGCCGGGCAGGTTGGCATGGGGTTCGGTGTCGATGAACCGGCCCTGGACCCAGGGCCGGCGGTAGACGTCGATCAGCACGGGCGCGGGCGTTTGCCTGAGCAGGCGCTGCAAGGCTTCGGTGTCGACGGTTTGCGCGCCGTCTGCGGAAGCGGGCGTCGGGCTGCGGTATTGAGTGATGCGAAAGCCCTGCGGGGAAAACAGCGCAGTGTCGGCCTGCGCGACATTCAGCGACAGGCCCAGCAAGACGATCGCGAGCAAACGGGGCATAGGTTTTATCCTTCTTGTTATGCGCCCATTACATGTCACGGTCGAGGTCTTGTGAATGCGACCATAGACAGGAAAACCGCTACTAAAGTAGTAATTTGCACATTATGGACGTACACACCAATCCATTGTGGGAGCGAGCCTGCTCGCGAAAGCGGCGGTCCAGTCGCCATTGATGTGTCTGATCCACCGCCTTCGCGAGCAGGCTCGCTCCCACAGGGATATTTGCCAGGTAGCTTTAATTCGCCTTGCGCAACGCCGCATGCTGCGGATTGAACGTCCACACCGCCAGCAAGGCAAACACCAGGCTCAGAGCCACGCACACCGACATCGCCAGCAGGTTGAATTGCCCATACAGGGCGAAGCGCACCAGCTCCACGCCGTGGGTGAACGGGTTCACCGCGCACAGCCAGTACAACCACGGACTGGCCTCGAGCATTTTCCACAGCGGGTACAGCGCCGAAGACAGGAAAAACATCGGGAAGATGACGAAGTTCATCACCCCGGCGAAGTTCTCCAGCTGGCGGATCGCATTGGACAGCAACAGGCCGAGGGCACTGAGCATCAAGGCCACCAACAGCAACGCCGGAAGCGCCAGCAACAGGCCCGTGGCGGGAGGCTGGACGCCATACAGCCAGGCGATGGCGAGAAAGGCATAGACCTGCAACAGCGAGATCAGCGAAGTCGCGAGCAACTTGCTCGCCAACAGGAAGGCCCGGGGCAGGGGGCTGGTGAGCAGTACGCGCATGCTGCCCATTTCCCGG includes:
- a CDS encoding response regulator transcription factor, whose protein sequence is MYKILIADDHPLFREAIHNVISDGFAGSEVMETADLDSALALTREHDDLDLILLDLNMPGMHGLNGLINLRNEAPTIPVVIVSAEQDKQIVLQAITYGAVGFITKSSPRAQMTDAIEQILNGNVYLPPDIIRTQKSPTGRRLNETPAFPPELLQALTRKQLLVLERMTKGESNKQIAYTLDIAETTVKAHVSAILRKLNVHNRVQAILSAGDIDFGAYLRR
- a CDS encoding PQQ-dependent catabolism-associated CXXCW motif protein, with the protein product MPRLLAIVLLGLSLNVAQADTALFSPQGFRITQYRSPTPASADGAQTVDTEALQRLLRQTPAPVLIDVYRRPWVQGRFIDTEPHANLPGSLWLANTGDGELDATWQDYFTFYLRKATAGQADQPLVFYCRSDCWLSWNAVKRAAALGYKHLYWYRDGLDAWEAANLPLQAARPEPLR
- a CDS encoding ABC transporter permease, whose amino-acid sequence is MNAYWQCFSGIVTREWLRFVLQRTRLLSALVRPLLWLLVFAAGFRAALGIAIIAPYDTYIPYEVYIVPGLACMILLFNGMQGSLSMVYDREMGSMRVLLTSPLPRAFLLASKLLATSLISLLQVYAFLAIAWLYGVQPPATGLLLALPALLLVALMLSALGLLLSNAIRQLENFAGVMNFVIFPMFFLSSALYPLWKMLEASPWLYWLCAVNPFTHGVELVRFALYGQFNLLAMSVCVALSLVFALLAVWTFNPQHAALRKAN